DNA from Intestinimonas massiliensis (ex Afouda et al. 2020):
GGAGCTACGGCGTCCCCACGCCCACCACGGTGCCTCTGACCGTGGAGAAGGGCCCCTTTATCGTGGTGACCGGCCACGATCTGAAGGACCTGGAGCTGCTTTTGGAGCAGACACGGGACAAAGGGATCCATGTCTATACCCACGGCGAGATGCTGCCCGCTCACGCCTACCCGAGGCTGCACGCTTACCCCCATCTGAAGGGCAACTTCGGCACCGCGTGGCAGAACCAGCAGAAGGAATTTGCTGACCTGCCCGCCCCCATCCTGTTTACCACCAACTGCCTGATGCCCCCCAAGCCCAGCTACGCCGACCGGGTCTTTACCACGGAGGTGGTGGCCTTCCCCGATGTCGTCCATATCGGGGAGGACAAGGACTTCACTCCGGTCATCGAAAAGGCGCTGGCCCTGGGCGGTTATCCCACGGACCAGGTGTTTACCGGCATCAACGGCGGCACCCAGGTGGTCACCGGCTTCAGCCACGGCGCGATCCTCTCTCTGGCCGACCAGGTGGTGGAGGCCGTGAAAAGCGGCGCCATCCGGCACTTTTTCCTGGTAGCGGGCTGCGACGGGGCCAAGCCCGGGCGCAACTACTACACCGACTTCGTCCGCCAGACGCCCCCCGACACGGTGGTGCTGACCCTGGCCTGCGGCAAATACCGCTTCAACGATCTGGACCTGGGCTCCATCGGCGGGTTGCCCCGCCTCATGGACATGGGCCAGTGCAACGACGCCTACGGCGCCATTCAGGTAGCGGTGGCCCTGGCCGACGCCTTTGGCTGCGGCGTCAACGACCTGCCGCTGTCCTACGTGCTCTCCTGGTATGAGCAGAAGGCTGTCTGTATCCTGCTGACCCTGCTGCACCTGGGCATCCGCAACATCCGCCTAGGCCCCTCCCTCCCCGCCTTCCTCTCTCCCAACGTGCTCAACTACCTGGTGGAGCAGTTCGGTATCGCCCCCATCACCACGCCGGAGGCCGACCTGAACACCCTGCTGAGCTGACCTTTGCACATACATCCGTCCATCAAAAGAGGGCGGCCTCATCGGAGGCCGCCCTCTTCTTCCGTTTGACCGCACGAAAATTTTTCCAAAAGTAGTTGACAGTTAAATTCCCCTATGTTAATATGAAAACAGGAAAAATAATGATTCTTATTATTAATTATCTGTAAACCCCGGTCTCTCCTCCGCCTGCACCTGTCCTTCCCTTCCACCCATCTTATATCAAAGGAGGCAATCACATGTTTTTCAAGACCACAGACGCGCATGAGGCCCTGCGGGCCAAGGTCCGGCAGTTTGCGGAAAACGAGGTCAAGCCCATCGCTTTCCTGCTGGACCAGCAGAACGAGTTCCCGGATGAGGCCGTGAAGAAGCTGGCCGAGCTGGGGCTCATGGGCATCCCCTACCCCAAGGAATACGGCGGAGCCGGCCTGGACGTGCTGAGCTACGCCATCGCCGTGGAGGAGCTTTCCCGGGTGGACGGCGGCACCGGCGTCATTCTGTCCGCCCACGTGTCCCTGGGTTCCTGGCC
Protein-coding regions in this window:
- the hcp gene encoding hydroxylamine reductase, with product MANEMFCFQCEQTAGCAGCTGRAGVCGKTAAVANAQDDLTRALIGLSLDLAGQTPSDEQRRVMLEGLFTTVTNVSFDGVSVAALTSRVNALRTGASGTDCAASGEPLRLWTEDEDVRSLKSLILFGLRGMAAYAYHARMLGYLDEQVDAFFFEGLRAVGDREAGMEELLPVVMKVGEINLKCMALLDRANTGSYGVPTPTTVPLTVEKGPFIVVTGHDLKDLELLLEQTRDKGIHVYTHGEMLPAHAYPRLHAYPHLKGNFGTAWQNQQKEFADLPAPILFTTNCLMPPKPSYADRVFTTEVVAFPDVVHIGEDKDFTPVIEKALALGGYPTDQVFTGINGGTQVVTGFSHGAILSLADQVVEAVKSGAIRHFFLVAGCDGAKPGRNYYTDFVRQTPPDTVVLTLACGKYRFNDLDLGSIGGLPRLMDMGQCNDAYGAIQVAVALADAFGCGVNDLPLSYVLSWYEQKAVCILLTLLHLGIRNIRLGPSLPAFLSPNVLNYLVEQFGIAPITTPEADLNTLLS